A genomic window from Arthrobacter globiformis includes:
- a CDS encoding Lrp/AsnC family transcriptional regulator, producing the protein MQQLDATDRRILAALDEDPRLPIMVLAQRLGLARGTVQSRLERMTASGALRPNSSRVLPAALGRGVAAAVSAELDQSHLNEAIAALREIPEVLECHAPAGDTDLLIRVVATSPDDLYRVSEEIRLCPGIVRTSTSMFLREVIPYRTTGLLEH; encoded by the coding sequence TTGCAGCAGCTCGACGCCACGGACCGGCGCATCCTGGCCGCCCTGGATGAGGATCCCCGGCTGCCCATCATGGTCCTGGCCCAGCGGCTGGGCCTGGCGCGCGGCACTGTACAGTCCCGCCTGGAGCGGATGACGGCGTCGGGCGCCCTCCGGCCCAACAGCAGCCGCGTGCTGCCCGCGGCCCTGGGCCGGGGCGTTGCGGCGGCTGTCAGCGCCGAACTGGACCAGAGCCATCTCAACGAGGCCATCGCCGCGCTGCGCGAGATCCCCGAGGTGCTGGAGTGCCACGCCCCGGCCGGCGACACGGACCTGCTGATCCGGGTGGTGGCCACCAGCCCCGACGACCTGTACCGGGTTTCCGAGGAGATCCGGCTGTGCCCGGGCATCGTGCGGACGTCCACAAGCATGTTCCTGCGCGAGGTGATTCCGTACCGGACCACGGGGCTGCTAGAGCACTGA
- a CDS encoding low temperature requirement protein A, giving the protein MPSNPLRHAVARMGGRDPHQPHRTATPLELFFDLTFVIAFGVAGSQFAHEIAEGHFGAGLLGFSFAMFAVIWAWINFTWFASAYDTDDWVFRVVTMVQLVGVLILAMGIEPMFHSLVEGKHVDNTVIVGGYIIMRLALVSQWLRAARQDPARRKTCLRYAGYLAVVQLGWIAVLFIQADVPTTFLMIAPLYVLELATPYAAERNATTPWHAHHIAERYGLLAIIALGECLIGAVETLRAIVANHGWSLDAALVGFGGTALAFGMWWIYFILPAGRALHLQRHRSYFFGYGHIPVFAAIAATGAGLHVAAYYIDHAAHISGAVAVASIAVPVALFKVSLTALFSVMTCVDRTLIAVTTGVVCVLAGTVALAAAGVSVPACLLIIVAALGASIVIDERRSTDLLHASLEKLEQRAKNA; this is encoded by the coding sequence ATGCCTTCTAATCCCCTCCGGCACGCCGTAGCCCGAATGGGCGGCCGGGATCCTCACCAGCCCCACCGGACAGCCACCCCGCTGGAGCTCTTCTTCGACCTCACGTTCGTGATCGCGTTCGGGGTGGCCGGCAGCCAGTTTGCCCATGAGATCGCGGAGGGACACTTCGGCGCCGGGCTGCTCGGCTTTTCCTTCGCGATGTTTGCTGTGATCTGGGCCTGGATCAACTTCACTTGGTTCGCCAGCGCCTACGATACCGACGACTGGGTATTCCGGGTGGTCACCATGGTCCAACTGGTGGGCGTCCTGATCCTGGCGATGGGGATCGAGCCCATGTTCCACTCCCTCGTGGAGGGGAAGCACGTGGACAACACCGTCATCGTGGGCGGCTACATCATCATGCGCCTGGCCCTGGTCTCCCAGTGGCTGCGGGCCGCCCGGCAGGACCCGGCCCGCAGGAAGACGTGCCTGCGCTACGCGGGATACCTGGCGGTTGTCCAGCTGGGGTGGATCGCGGTGCTGTTCATCCAGGCGGACGTGCCCACCACGTTCCTGATGATTGCACCGCTGTATGTCCTCGAACTGGCCACCCCGTATGCGGCCGAGCGGAATGCAACCACTCCCTGGCACGCCCACCACATCGCCGAACGCTACGGACTGCTGGCCATCATCGCCCTGGGCGAATGCCTGATCGGCGCCGTCGAGACACTCCGCGCCATCGTGGCCAACCATGGCTGGTCACTTGATGCCGCTCTGGTGGGCTTCGGCGGCACCGCGTTGGCCTTCGGCATGTGGTGGATCTACTTCATCCTGCCCGCCGGCCGGGCCCTGCACCTGCAGCGTCACCGTTCCTACTTCTTCGGCTACGGCCATATCCCCGTCTTCGCCGCGATCGCCGCCACCGGGGCGGGCCTGCACGTCGCCGCGTACTACATCGACCATGCAGCACACATTAGCGGCGCCGTGGCAGTGGCCAGCATCGCCGTTCCCGTGGCGCTGTTCAAGGTCTCGCTCACGGCGCTCTTCAGCGTCATGACGTGCGTCGACCGCACCCTCATCGCCGTCACCACCGGAGTGGTGTGCGTCCTCGCCGGAACCGTGGCCCTGGCGGCGGCGGGCGTTTCGGTTCCCGCCTGCCTGCTCATCATTGTTGCCGCACTCGGGGCCTCGATCGTTATTGATGAACGCCGGAGCACGGACCTGCTCCACGCGTCGCTGGAGAAGCTGGAACAGCGGGCCAAGAACGCGTGA
- a CDS encoding tetratricopeptide repeat protein: protein MSAGQFPGPIYRDTRDLTPFGGGRVRTPVREIAEGMGGLIHGVLGGGDSRISVDGSVPRLKLLPGKAARTVYDAIFSSTDPNRLIAAGRAYPGWAGLCCVMAGLLAYKQGGYLRAAELLQRGLSIRNDDEANQFAASYLTRVVTRVEVAERIVVPVLFSEESVFLALSHSLRETGQTEAALETLVRLPPSLPTALARCALAAALGRDQEVVVWTEGLLNADDLSAALLLVRARSLRRLGAYSQAQQALKEVLRRQKTSMSLRNDALTDRALMLLDNGRKSLNPRDWQRGKQGELETFEVIRKDIEARRAWEQKWKQFGGD, encoded by the coding sequence ATGAGCGCGGGGCAGTTTCCAGGACCGATCTACCGCGACACGCGCGACCTTACCCCCTTCGGCGGCGGCAGGGTCCGCACCCCGGTGCGCGAAATAGCCGAGGGCATGGGCGGGCTGATCCACGGCGTGCTCGGGGGAGGGGACTCCCGGATCAGCGTGGACGGCAGCGTTCCGCGGCTCAAGCTGTTGCCCGGCAAGGCTGCCAGGACCGTGTACGACGCCATCTTCTCCAGCACCGACCCCAACCGGCTCATCGCCGCCGGCCGCGCCTATCCCGGCTGGGCCGGGCTCTGCTGCGTGATGGCCGGGCTCCTCGCCTACAAGCAGGGCGGTTACCTACGGGCCGCGGAGTTGCTGCAGCGCGGGCTCTCCATCAGGAACGACGACGAAGCCAACCAGTTCGCCGCCAGTTACCTGACGCGGGTGGTCACCCGGGTCGAGGTGGCCGAACGCATCGTGGTGCCGGTGCTGTTCAGCGAGGAGTCGGTCTTCCTCGCGCTCTCCCATTCCCTCCGGGAAACGGGCCAGACCGAGGCGGCTTTGGAAACCCTGGTCAGGCTGCCGCCGTCGTTGCCCACCGCACTGGCGAGGTGCGCACTGGCTGCCGCCCTGGGCAGGGACCAGGAGGTGGTGGTCTGGACGGAGGGCCTGCTGAACGCCGACGACCTCTCGGCGGCGCTGCTTCTGGTGCGGGCACGCTCCCTCCGCCGCCTCGGCGCGTACAGCCAGGCCCAGCAGGCACTCAAGGAAGTCCTGCGGCGGCAGAAGACCAGCATGTCCCTGCGCAACGACGCCCTGACGGACCGTGCCCTGATGCTCCTGGACAACGGCCGGAAGTCCCTCAATCCGCGGGACTGGCAGCGCGGCAAGCAGGGGGAGCTCGAAACGTTCGAGGTCATCCGCAAGGACATCGAGGCGCGCCGGGCGTGGGAACAGAAATGGAAGCAGTTCGGCGGTGACTGA
- a CDS encoding Lrp/AsnC family transcriptional regulator has product MIDHIDRSILRHLKEDGRMTATALAAKVGLTVAPCHRRLRDLEQSGVIRGYKADIDPAAVGLGFEAIVFVTLRQVDRPTMEIFENRVAENPNIVEAQRLFGSPDYLLKVIAADLPSYQRFYDSELTVLPGVERLTSTLVMKNLKSNAGPPV; this is encoded by the coding sequence GTGATCGACCATATCGACAGAAGTATTTTGCGCCACCTCAAAGAGGACGGCAGAATGACTGCCACGGCCCTCGCCGCCAAGGTGGGGCTGACCGTGGCGCCCTGCCACCGCCGGCTCCGCGACCTCGAGCAGTCCGGCGTGATCCGCGGCTATAAAGCGGACATTGACCCGGCCGCCGTCGGGCTGGGCTTTGAGGCGATTGTGTTCGTCACCCTCCGGCAGGTGGACCGCCCGACCATGGAGATCTTCGAGAACCGGGTGGCGGAGAACCCGAACATCGTGGAGGCGCAGCGGCTGTTCGGTTCCCCGGACTACCTGCTCAAGGTGATCGCGGCGGACCTGCCCTCCTACCAGCGGTTCTACGACAGCGAGCTGACAGTGCTGCCCGGGGTTGAACGGCTGACCTCAACGCTGGTGATGAAGAACCTGAAATCCAACGCCGGCCCGCCCGTCTGA
- the gluQRS gene encoding tRNA glutamyl-Q(34) synthetase GluQRS translates to MTHAGRFAPSPSGELHVGNLRTAILAWLFARSTGRRFLLRVEDLDRARAGAEAAQLRDLAAVGVTWDGAVVRQTDREPLYTAAIEGLAAAGLTYECFCTRREIQEAPSAPHAPQGAYPGTCRGLSAAELEFRRSTRPAAIRLRSSVAEWTVEDVLHGTFTGVVDDFVLRRNDGVTAYNLAVVVDDAQQGIDQVVRGNDLLPSTPRQAYLASLLNMPVPEYAHVPLVVNADGARLAKRDGAVTLSDLAAVGHPAEAVQRTILQSLGLPGESLQAALQGFSPARLPREPWVWPGA, encoded by the coding sequence ATGACTCACGCTGGCCGCTTCGCCCCCAGCCCGTCCGGTGAGCTGCATGTGGGAAACCTCCGGACGGCAATCCTGGCCTGGCTCTTTGCCCGTTCCACCGGGCGGCGGTTCCTGCTGCGGGTCGAGGACCTCGACCGGGCACGGGCCGGGGCTGAAGCGGCGCAGCTGCGGGACCTGGCCGCCGTCGGGGTGACCTGGGACGGTGCGGTGGTGCGGCAGACGGACCGCGAACCGCTGTATACGGCGGCCATCGAAGGGCTAGCCGCGGCCGGGCTGACGTACGAATGCTTCTGCACCCGCCGTGAGATCCAGGAGGCACCCTCCGCGCCGCACGCGCCCCAGGGCGCCTATCCCGGAACGTGCAGGGGACTGTCGGCGGCGGAGCTCGAGTTCAGGCGGTCCACCCGCCCGGCGGCCATCCGGCTGCGTTCCTCCGTGGCCGAATGGACTGTCGAAGACGTGCTGCACGGGACGTTCACTGGAGTCGTGGACGACTTCGTCCTGCGCCGGAACGACGGCGTGACGGCGTACAACCTGGCCGTCGTCGTGGATGATGCTCAGCAGGGCATAGACCAGGTGGTTAGAGGGAACGACCTGCTGCCGTCCACGCCCCGGCAGGCATATCTCGCCTCGCTCTTGAATATGCCCGTTCCGGAATATGCGCACGTGCCGCTGGTGGTGAATGCCGACGGCGCCCGGCTGGCCAAGCGGGACGGCGCGGTCACCCTCAGTGACCTGGCCGCCGTCGGACATCCCGCGGAAGCCGTCCAGAGGACGATTCTGCAGTCACTGGGCCTGCCGGGCGAATCCCTGCAGGCCGCCCTGCAAGGGTTTTCGCCCGCCCGCCTGCCTCGTGAGCCATGGGTGTGGCCCGGGGCATAG
- a CDS encoding FG-GAP-like repeat-containing protein, which yields MRSFSRSIASATGLLVFAAGLVSLPATAMAATDPAGNGTSLPVESGSEQVHHGYESAPGVPADGPPAGLALQTEAGGTAAAALTVKVVVATLMDNKATVPMAQAEAAVAASSNYWKAMSGGRISMTVTERATLASKTARSTDSYYDMINKITTELKWTYGTNKALVVFVPSATLSGGALGAGYSSTGNSGRVLMPQISGFTNSVIAHEFGHVLGSMHADALQCSSGVSDVGTTSTGQFTDSSCYIREYGDSTDLMGLSSYNMPVISSPFWDAKGLGAATDIRDLGVASGVKSYTLKPWGDTKLAYRAVKFTDPVSKEVYYLELRQPAGYDAYLASGPAGNRGVKVVQRGGATPWSSLALMPSTVPFSGYYATNHTWQAGRTFITHAGIRVTINTVTATSATVTIDADLALRTKIQFSAGDFNGDGRSDMVSREADGSLLLFAGLGGNKLGTAVKIGTGWNMFNMVLGNGDFNGDGKTDLIARTSNGALWLYPGSGTGGFLTRKQIGSGWEGFKRIIAPGDFNGDKRADLLTMRADGTLWLYPGNGTGGFLAAKQVGSGWQGFTAVTAAGGLATGPGLLARSSTGTVYLYPGSGTGGFLARRTLATGWASTELIAGQDFTSDGHTDILSASTNGAITAYAGNGVGGFATKLKIGTGWAGFSQVWEAGDYDGDGKPDILARTAQGVLRLYSGNGSGGFRTSRQLGTGWQAFDQVVSAGNFNGAGGPDLLARKPDGSLWLYPTNGTGLFQAAKKIGTGWHAFARIIAPGDFSGDGKTDIIAQEPDGKLWLYPGNGAGAFLARKQIGSGWAGFSQVVAGNDFNGDGKADLMARASDGTLWLYPGSGSSGFLARTQLGTGWNAFTTFASVGRFAGTGNPNVVSVSADGALWLHTGTGKGTFQNVVLNPR from the coding sequence ATGCGCTCTTTTTCCCGTTCAATCGCGTCGGCCACAGGCTTGCTGGTTTTCGCCGCTGGCCTCGTCTCGCTTCCCGCTACCGCAATGGCAGCCACGGATCCGGCCGGCAACGGCACGTCACTGCCGGTCGAGTCCGGTTCGGAACAGGTGCACCACGGATACGAATCCGCGCCGGGCGTTCCCGCGGACGGGCCGCCTGCGGGCCTGGCCCTCCAGACCGAGGCGGGCGGAACGGCCGCCGCTGCCCTCACAGTCAAGGTCGTCGTCGCCACGCTGATGGACAACAAGGCCACCGTTCCGATGGCCCAGGCCGAAGCGGCCGTGGCAGCCTCCAGCAACTACTGGAAGGCGATGTCCGGCGGCCGCATTTCCATGACCGTGACAGAACGCGCCACGCTGGCGTCCAAGACAGCCAGGTCGACGGACTCCTACTACGACATGATCAACAAGATCACCACCGAGCTGAAGTGGACCTATGGCACCAACAAGGCGCTGGTGGTCTTCGTTCCCAGCGCCACGCTCTCCGGCGGCGCCCTCGGTGCCGGCTACAGCAGCACCGGCAACAGCGGACGGGTTCTGATGCCGCAGATCAGCGGCTTCACCAACAGCGTGATCGCCCACGAGTTCGGGCACGTCCTGGGCTCCATGCACGCCGACGCCCTGCAGTGCAGCAGCGGCGTGTCCGACGTCGGCACCACGAGCACCGGCCAGTTCACCGACTCCTCCTGCTATATCCGCGAATACGGCGACAGCACCGACCTGATGGGGCTGTCCAGCTACAACATGCCGGTGATCAGCTCGCCCTTCTGGGACGCCAAGGGCCTGGGCGCGGCTACCGACATCCGCGACCTCGGCGTGGCATCCGGCGTGAAGAGCTACACGCTGAAACCCTGGGGCGACACGAAGCTGGCCTACCGCGCGGTGAAGTTCACCGATCCGGTCAGCAAGGAGGTCTACTACCTGGAGCTCCGGCAGCCTGCCGGCTACGACGCCTACCTGGCCAGCGGGCCCGCGGGCAACCGGGGCGTGAAAGTGGTCCAGCGGGGCGGCGCCACCCCCTGGTCCTCGCTGGCGCTGATGCCGTCCACCGTTCCGTTCAGCGGGTACTACGCGACCAACCACACCTGGCAGGCCGGCCGCACATTCATCACCCACGCCGGAATCCGGGTCACGATCAACACCGTGACCGCCACCTCGGCCACTGTCACCATCGACGCCGACCTCGCCCTGCGCACCAAGATCCAGTTCTCGGCCGGCGACTTCAACGGTGACGGACGCTCGGATATGGTCTCCCGCGAAGCCGACGGTTCGCTCCTGCTGTTCGCGGGCCTGGGCGGAAACAAGCTCGGAACGGCCGTGAAGATCGGGACGGGCTGGAATATGTTCAACATGGTCCTCGGCAACGGCGACTTCAACGGGGACGGGAAGACGGACCTCATTGCCCGGACGTCCAACGGAGCCCTGTGGCTGTACCCGGGCAGCGGAACCGGCGGGTTCCTGACACGCAAGCAGATCGGGTCCGGCTGGGAAGGCTTCAAGCGCATCATCGCACCCGGTGATTTCAACGGCGACAAGCGGGCCGACCTGCTGACCATGCGCGCCGACGGAACCCTGTGGCTGTACCCCGGCAACGGAACCGGCGGTTTCCTGGCGGCCAAACAGGTGGGCTCCGGCTGGCAGGGCTTCACCGCCGTCACGGCAGCGGGAGGGCTCGCCACGGGCCCCGGTCTGCTCGCCCGCTCCAGCACCGGGACCGTTTACCTGTACCCCGGCAGCGGTACCGGAGGCTTCCTGGCACGCCGCACGCTTGCCACCGGATGGGCCAGCACGGAGCTGATCGCCGGCCAGGACTTCACCTCCGACGGGCACACGGACATCCTCTCAGCCAGCACCAACGGGGCCATCACCGCATACGCGGGCAACGGCGTCGGCGGTTTCGCAACCAAGCTGAAGATCGGCACCGGCTGGGCTGGCTTCAGCCAAGTCTGGGAAGCCGGTGATTACGACGGCGACGGCAAGCCCGACATCCTGGCCCGGACGGCCCAGGGCGTCCTGCGGCTCTACTCCGGCAACGGCTCGGGCGGGTTCCGCACGTCCCGGCAGCTGGGCACCGGCTGGCAGGCCTTCGACCAGGTAGTGTCCGCCGGGAACTTCAACGGCGCCGGCGGCCCTGATCTCCTGGCCCGGAAGCCCGACGGCTCGCTCTGGCTCTACCCCACGAACGGAACGGGACTCTTCCAGGCAGCGAAGAAGATCGGCACCGGCTGGCATGCCTTCGCGCGGATCATCGCCCCCGGCGACTTCTCCGGCGACGGAAAGACGGACATCATTGCGCAGGAGCCGGACGGCAAGCTGTGGCTCTACCCCGGAAACGGAGCGGGCGCCTTCCTTGCCCGGAAGCAGATCGGCTCCGGCTGGGCGGGCTTCAGCCAGGTTGTTGCGGGCAACGACTTCAACGGCGACGGAAAGGCCGACCTGATGGCCCGCGCGTCGGACGGCACGCTCTGGCTCTATCCCGGCAGCGGCTCCTCCGGCTTCCTCGCCCGCACGCAGCTCGGCACCGGCTGGAACGCCTTCACCACCTTCGCCAGCGTGGGCCGCTTCGCGGGTACGGGCAACCCGAACGTCGTTTCCGTATCGGCCGATGGAGCACTCTGGCTCCACACCGGCACCGGGAAGGGCACCTTCCAGAACGTCGTGCTGAACCCCCGCTGA
- a CDS encoding DUF456 domain-containing protein codes for MNAQTLVTVLCGLAILVGVAGTVIPVLPGSFLIGLSLLAWAVWGGEGATGWVVFAVGMVFVLAGMAASAFLAGRKLKEHRIPNRSVAVGVVLGIAGMFVIPVVGLFVGFAAGLLLSEVQRTRSFRAALTSSWAALKATGLGMLVEFGLACLAASTWVVGVWVGAASA; via the coding sequence ATGAACGCCCAAACCCTCGTGACCGTCCTCTGCGGCCTGGCCATCCTGGTTGGCGTTGCCGGCACCGTCATCCCCGTCCTGCCGGGCAGCTTCCTGATCGGCCTGAGCCTGCTGGCGTGGGCAGTCTGGGGCGGTGAGGGTGCGACCGGCTGGGTGGTTTTCGCCGTGGGCATGGTGTTTGTGCTGGCGGGCATGGCGGCCAGCGCCTTCCTCGCCGGCCGCAAACTGAAGGAACACCGTATTCCCAACCGGAGCGTCGCCGTCGGGGTTGTACTGGGCATTGCCGGCATGTTCGTCATTCCCGTGGTGGGCCTGTTCGTGGGCTTCGCCGCGGGGCTGCTGCTCAGCGAAGTCCAGCGCACGCGAAGCTTCCGGGCGGCGCTGACCTCCAGCTGGGCGGCCCTGAAGGCCACGGGGCTGGGAATGCTCGTGGAGTTCGGCCTGGCCTGCCTGGCGGCCAGCACCTGGGTTGTGGGCGTCTGGGTAGGCGCCGCTTCGGCTTAG
- a CDS encoding LysE family translocator, with the protein MNPQLFLAFIVVAAALACTPGVDWAYSITAGLGRRSFVPAVAGLCSGYVLHTLLMVAGLAAVLASMPGLLGWITVAGAVYLLWLGTVTIRSWRGASFSAAAAVGHPGQNQLRSFLQGMGTSGINPKGLLFFLALVPQFVSADAPLPVPVQSGLLGLTFVLLAALVYTCVALLSRKLLQSRPNAARRVTLTSGIIMVVLGAALLSEQLFPALARFV; encoded by the coding sequence ATGAATCCCCAGCTTTTCCTCGCCTTTATCGTGGTCGCGGCCGCCCTCGCCTGCACCCCGGGGGTGGACTGGGCCTACTCCATCACGGCTGGCCTCGGCCGCCGCAGCTTTGTCCCCGCCGTCGCGGGCCTGTGCAGCGGATACGTCCTGCACACCCTCCTCATGGTGGCCGGGCTCGCCGCCGTCTTGGCAAGCATGCCGGGCCTGCTGGGCTGGATCACGGTGGCCGGGGCTGTCTACCTGCTATGGCTGGGAACCGTCACCATCAGATCATGGCGGGGTGCGAGCTTCTCCGCAGCGGCCGCCGTCGGACATCCGGGGCAGAACCAGCTCCGGTCCTTCCTTCAGGGCATGGGGACCAGCGGCATCAACCCCAAGGGGCTGCTGTTCTTCCTGGCCCTGGTGCCGCAGTTCGTCAGCGCTGACGCCCCGCTGCCCGTGCCGGTGCAGTCCGGACTGCTGGGGCTGACCTTCGTGCTCCTCGCGGCCCTCGTCTACACGTGCGTGGCGCTGCTGTCGCGGAAACTGCTGCAGTCCCGGCCGAACGCAGCCCGCAGGGTCACGCTGACCAGCGGCATCATCATGGTGGTCCTTGGCGCCGCTCTGCTCTCGGAGCAGCTGTTTCCGGCCCTGGCCCGGTTCGTATAG
- a CDS encoding nuclear transport factor 2 family protein translates to MTDAIRQWMDKYIAAWTTNDPEDIGALFTEEAVYATRPYDPDPWRGRAQIVERWIGSADQPGDWRFEWSLLGSDGDLAFVQGRTTYLDDRPSYENLWVIRLDSDGRASSFTEWFMERQV, encoded by the coding sequence ATGACTGACGCAATCAGGCAGTGGATGGACAAGTACATCGCGGCGTGGACCACGAACGACCCCGAGGATATCGGGGCGCTCTTCACGGAGGAGGCGGTGTACGCCACGCGGCCCTACGATCCCGATCCGTGGCGCGGGCGGGCACAGATCGTGGAGCGGTGGATCGGCTCTGCGGACCAGCCCGGGGACTGGAGATTCGAATGGTCCCTGCTGGGGTCCGACGGAGATCTCGCGTTCGTGCAGGGCCGCACCACGTATCTTGATGACCGCCCGAGCTACGAGAACCTGTGGGTGATCCGGCTCGATTCCGACGGGCGCGCGTCGAGCTTCACCGAGTGGTTCATGGAGCGCCAAGTCTGA